The following proteins are encoded in a genomic region of Desulfatiglans anilini DSM 4660:
- a CDS encoding class I adenylate-forming enzyme family protein, producing MKISPEELAREVTFTRFDRMCERYGDRPAVLYLGEVFSFSRLRNLSERFAGALEEMGVRKGDRVMIYISNCVQWVIAYLGIQKLGAVLVPVSPIYTSFEIEYMIKDAEVETVICLDTNFCYVQEVLEKTGLKRVIVTNLVDLLPPWKRALGVLFDKIPHGKWEKSTKIHSFRSLLKHAPLAKSPAIDPWKDLSYILYTGGTTGFPKGVPGNHIGMTSYVNDVTEDVAADHLKEGEDGYIAVNPLFHIMALGLFMALGLNKGNCTALMPMPQVDAILETIERHRIRWMLGVPALYRMILENDRLERYDISSLVYCYCGGDVLPREVFNRWRERFGVPVYQVYGSTEAGHVTYSRIDGNPKPTTIGLPLESRECLVADPETLEPVPTGETGELLVTSPYTIKEYWKKPDETQSSYVKIGDKIFYRMGDFVKQDEDGQLLYVERSADIIKHKAFRVSASEVEAVLQNHPTVIGACVVGVPDPKVGERIKAIVVLKEDARGVSGADLLNFCRERLASYKVPSYIEFRDMLPKSKVGKLLRREIRDEERRRLTKEKKM from the coding sequence ATGAAAATCAGTCCGGAGGAGCTGGCGCGGGAGGTGACCTTCACGCGGTTCGACCGCATGTGCGAGCGCTACGGCGACCGGCCGGCGGTGCTCTATCTCGGGGAGGTCTTCTCCTTTTCCCGTCTGCGGAATCTCAGTGAGCGGTTTGCCGGGGCACTGGAGGAGATGGGGGTCCGCAAGGGCGACCGGGTGATGATCTACATCAGCAACTGCGTGCAGTGGGTCATCGCCTACCTCGGGATCCAGAAGCTCGGGGCGGTCCTGGTGCCGGTCTCGCCGATCTACACCTCGTTCGAGATCGAGTATATGATCAAGGATGCCGAGGTGGAAACGGTGATCTGCCTCGACACGAACTTCTGCTATGTGCAGGAGGTCCTCGAGAAGACCGGCCTCAAGCGGGTGATCGTCACGAATCTGGTCGATCTCCTGCCGCCCTGGAAAAGGGCCCTTGGGGTCCTGTTCGACAAGATCCCGCACGGAAAGTGGGAAAAGAGCACCAAGATTCATTCCTTCCGGTCCCTCCTCAAGCATGCACCGCTCGCAAAGTCCCCCGCGATCGACCCGTGGAAGGACCTCTCCTACATTCTGTACACGGGCGGCACGACCGGTTTTCCGAAGGGGGTCCCGGGCAACCACATCGGCATGACCTCCTATGTGAACGATGTCACCGAGGACGTGGCGGCGGACCACCTCAAGGAAGGCGAGGACGGCTACATCGCCGTCAACCCGCTCTTCCACATCATGGCGCTCGGGCTCTTCATGGCGCTTGGACTCAACAAGGGGAATTGCACGGCGCTCATGCCCATGCCGCAGGTGGACGCGATCCTCGAGACGATCGAGCGGCACCGGATCCGGTGGATGCTGGGGGTGCCGGCCCTCTACCGGATGATCCTCGAAAACGACCGCCTCGAACGCTATGACATCAGTTCGCTGGTCTACTGCTACTGCGGCGGCGACGTCCTGCCGCGGGAGGTTTTCAACCGCTGGAGGGAACGTTTCGGCGTGCCCGTCTACCAGGTCTACGGGTCGACCGAGGCGGGGCACGTGACCTACAGCCGCATCGACGGCAACCCGAAGCCGACCACCATCGGCCTGCCGCTCGAAAGCCGCGAATGCCTGGTGGCGGACCCCGAAACCCTCGAACCCGTTCCGACGGGCGAGACGGGGGAACTCCTGGTGACTTCGCCCTACACGATCAAGGAATACTGGAAGAAGCCCGATGAGACCCAGAGTTCCTATGTCAAGATCGGCGACAAGATCTTCTACCGCATGGGGGACTTCGTCAAGCAGGACGAAGACGGCCAGTTGCTGTACGTGGAGCGCTCCGCCGACATCATCAAGCACAAGGCCTTCCGGGTCTCGGCCTCCGAGGTGGAGGCCGTGCTGCAGAACCATCCGACCGTGATCGGGGCCTGCGTCGTGGGCGTGCCGGATCCAAAGGTGGGCGAGCGGATCAAGGCGATCGTCGTGCTGAAGGAAGACGCCCGCGGAGTGAGCGGCGCCGACCTCCTGAACTTCTGCCGGGAGCGGCTGGCCTCCTACAAGGTGCCGAGTTATATCGAGTTCCGCGACATGCTGCCGAAATCCAAGGTCGGCAAGCTTCTGAGGCGTGAGATCCGCGACGAGGAGCGCCGCCGGCTCACCAAGGAAAAGAAGATGTGA
- a CDS encoding branched-chain amino acid ABC transporter permease: MDIFIYGIFNSISLALMALGFALVYGISRVPNFAHGALYVVTGFLTWGFLRTLHLNYFLSILLAMLITGIVGALIYQLILVRVRGMAISEIIASYAMGLAIIEGFRWWGFKGMTYTLPVFVEGSVTIAGIPIDWQRILVVAVGGAVVGFLWLFTHYTKVGLALRGMAQDERASLMLGIDSDRMAVVAMSFGAMLAGLAAIMLLPLGNIVVEKGYDVLILAIAVCIVGGLGSWMGAVVASFLIGFAQIFTVVYLGAHFQMVVALLAIIITLILRPSGLFGRQKELEERV, encoded by the coding sequence ATGGATATCTTCATATACGGTATTTTCAACAGCATTTCTCTGGCCCTGATGGCACTCGGCTTCGCCCTGGTGTACGGGATCAGCCGGGTCCCCAATTTCGCCCACGGCGCCTTGTACGTCGTAACGGGCTTCCTCACCTGGGGTTTCCTCCGAACGCTCCACCTGAACTACTTCCTCAGCATCCTTCTGGCGATGCTCATCACGGGCATCGTCGGGGCCCTGATCTATCAGTTGATCCTGGTGCGCGTCAGGGGTATGGCGATATCCGAGATCATCGCGTCCTACGCGATGGGGCTCGCCATCATCGAAGGGTTTCGCTGGTGGGGGTTCAAGGGCATGACCTACACGCTGCCGGTCTTCGTCGAGGGCAGTGTGACGATCGCGGGAATCCCGATCGACTGGCAAAGGATCCTGGTGGTGGCGGTCGGGGGGGCGGTGGTGGGTTTTCTGTGGCTTTTCACGCACTACACGAAGGTGGGGCTGGCCCTGCGGGGGATGGCCCAGGATGAACGGGCCTCTCTCATGCTCGGGATCGATTCGGACCGGATGGCGGTCGTGGCGATGAGCTTCGGGGCCATGCTGGCCGGGCTCGCCGCTATCATGCTGCTGCCGCTCGGCAACATCGTGGTCGAGAAGGGGTACGATGTCCTGATCCTGGCCATCGCGGTCTGCATCGTCGGCGGCTTGGGGAGCTGGATGGGGGCGGTCGTGGCCTCCTTCCTGATCGGCTTCGCCCAGATCTTCACGGTGGTTTACCTGGGGGCCCATTTCCAGATGGTGGTCGCTCTCCTGGCGATCATCATCACGCTGATCCTGCGCCCTTCGGGTCTTTTCGGACGTCAGAAGGAACTGGAGGAAAGGGTTTAA
- a CDS encoding D-alanyl-D-alanine carboxypeptidase/D-alanyl-D-alanine-endopeptidase, giving the protein MGMGKDPQRRVRAAAQRICIMMGSVLLWGVSPVAAAGAAGSGCLGALQGREAVLVSAPSGRAVLARNESLGCVPASTLKILTAFAAIHEMGLDYRFPTDIFLDPSRNLIVKGWGDPLLTSESLADLAHRLSGRVSSFNDLVLDDTYFDQDIRICGRGASTNPYDAPVGALCANFNTVCVTRDRRGRLVSAEPETPLIPFACEKVRALGVREGRVTFTHERAEATFYAGHLLRHFLEKEGCRMQGEVRRGAVPADAERVLRFESAFTLETVLERMLEFSNNFVANQVFIAMGARRYGAPGTVSKGVRVMEDIALNVLDLDGIRIAEGSGLSRENRLSPLQMIRILEAFSPYRELLRKKPGMLFKTGTLSGVKNLAGYLEGQSGVSYSFAVFLGPSGAQLDGLMDCIRLGLP; this is encoded by the coding sequence ATGGGAATGGGGAAGGATCCTCAAAGGCGGGTGCGGGCGGCGGCTCAGCGCATCTGCATCATGATGGGGTCGGTTCTGCTCTGGGGGGTCTCGCCGGTTGCAGCGGCTGGCGCCGCCGGGTCGGGGTGCCTGGGTGCGCTCCAGGGCCGGGAGGCGGTGCTCGTGAGCGCACCGTCCGGCCGGGCGGTCCTGGCGCGGAACGAATCCCTCGGCTGTGTGCCGGCCTCGACCTTGAAGATCCTGACGGCCTTCGCGGCCATCCACGAAATGGGGCTGGATTACCGATTCCCGACCGACATCTTTCTCGACCCGTCCAGAAACCTGATCGTCAAGGGCTGGGGGGATCCGCTTCTGACCTCCGAGTCCCTCGCGGACCTCGCCCACCGGTTGTCCGGCAGGGTATCCAGCTTCAACGATCTCGTGCTGGACGATACCTACTTCGATCAGGACATCCGCATCTGCGGACGCGGCGCGTCCACGAACCCGTATGATGCGCCCGTCGGGGCCTTGTGCGCCAACTTCAACACGGTCTGCGTCACGCGGGACCGCCGGGGCCGGCTGGTTTCAGCCGAGCCGGAAACGCCCCTCATCCCCTTTGCCTGCGAGAAGGTCCGCGCGCTCGGTGTTCGTGAGGGGCGTGTGACCTTCACCCATGAGAGGGCCGAGGCGACGTTTTACGCCGGACATCTGCTCCGGCACTTTCTCGAGAAGGAGGGGTGCCGTATGCAGGGGGAGGTTCGCAGGGGGGCTGTTCCGGCCGATGCCGAACGGGTTCTGCGCTTCGAATCGGCTTTCACCCTCGAGACGGTTCTCGAGCGCATGCTCGAATTCTCCAACAATTTCGTGGCCAACCAGGTCTTCATCGCCATGGGGGCGCGGCGGTACGGGGCGCCCGGCACGGTGTCGAAAGGGGTGCGCGTCATGGAGGATATCGCCTTGAACGTGCTTGATCTGGACGGCATCCGGATTGCCGAAGGCTCGGGGCTTTCAAGGGAAAATAGGCTGAGCCCGCTTCAGATGATCCGCATCCTCGAGGCCTTTAGCCCCTATCGGGAGTTGCTGCGGAAGAAGCCCGGCATGCTATTCAAGACCGGGACCCTGAGCGGCGTCAAGAACCTTGCGGGGTATCTGGAGGGGCAGAGCGGAGTCTCTTACTCGTTCGCGGTCTTTCTGGGCCCGAGCGGCGCGCAGCTCGACGGGCTTATGGACTGCATCCGCCTGGGGTTGCCTTAG
- a CDS encoding AAA family ATPase → MIDRFEDIDQVVQELGKAQYIADRALATVLYLAHRLEKPIFLEGEPGVGKTEVAVVMARLFQTDLIRLQCYEGLDAATSLYEWDYPKQLMHIRLQQEGSSNPEEIEQAIYSLKFLIKRPLLEAILRSDENPPVLLIDEIDRSDEEFEAFLLEILSDFQITIPEMGTIKARKRPMVIVTSNRTRDVHDALKRRCLYHWIDYPSFEKEYAIIMAKVPDIESRFAEQITRFMQRIRQVDLLKKPGISETLDWAQALLALHKDYLDEAVVLETLGCILKYQEDLKRFREEIWTSHEQAAAFL, encoded by the coding sequence TTGATCGACCGATTCGAGGATATCGACCAGGTAGTACAAGAACTCGGCAAAGCCCAATACATCGCAGACCGCGCCCTCGCCACCGTCCTGTATCTCGCGCACCGCCTCGAAAAGCCCATCTTCCTCGAGGGGGAGCCGGGGGTGGGGAAAACGGAGGTCGCCGTCGTCATGGCGCGCCTCTTTCAGACCGATCTGATCCGCCTCCAATGCTATGAAGGCCTGGACGCCGCCACCTCCCTCTACGAGTGGGACTATCCCAAACAGCTCATGCACATCCGGCTTCAGCAGGAAGGCAGCAGCAACCCCGAGGAGATCGAGCAGGCGATCTACAGCCTTAAATTCCTGATCAAACGCCCCCTGCTGGAGGCCATCCTCCGCTCGGACGAAAACCCGCCCGTCCTCCTCATCGACGAAATCGACCGGTCGGATGAAGAGTTCGAGGCCTTTCTGCTGGAAATCCTCTCGGACTTCCAGATTACGATCCCGGAGATGGGGACTATCAAGGCCCGTAAGCGCCCGATGGTCATCGTCACATCCAACCGGACCCGCGACGTCCACGATGCGCTCAAGAGGCGCTGCCTCTACCACTGGATCGACTACCCCTCCTTCGAGAAGGAATACGCCATCATCATGGCCAAGGTGCCGGACATCGAATCCCGTTTCGCGGAGCAGATCACCCGCTTCATGCAGCGGATCCGGCAGGTCGATCTCCTGAAGAAACCGGGGATCTCCGAGACGCTCGACTGGGCCCAGGCCCTCCTCGCCCTCCACAAGGACTATCTCGACGAAGCGGTCGTCCTCGAGACCCTGGGCTGCATCCTCAAGTACCAGGAAGACCTCAAGCGCTTTCGGGAAGAGATCTGGACGAGCCATGAGCAGGCGGCCGCGTTCCTCTGA
- a CDS encoding response regulator, protein MRESVLNNKRILAVDDEPDVLEALEEQLEEFEGLVFDKATDYKTAYELLRSWSYDLVILDIMGVRGFDLLNAAVHLGFPAVMLTAHAFSVEALEKSVELGARAYLPKEKLAEIVPFLEDVLTLSHQAGWKRVFDRLGGVFTSKFGKEWQKDREAFWKEVQEGNYQPAPVILKK, encoded by the coding sequence ATGCGGGAGAGTGTTCTGAACAACAAGCGTATTCTGGCGGTCGATGACGAGCCGGACGTGCTCGAGGCCCTGGAGGAGCAGCTCGAAGAATTCGAGGGGCTCGTCTTCGACAAGGCCACCGACTACAAGACCGCCTACGAACTGCTCCGCTCCTGGAGCTATGATCTGGTGATCCTGGACATCATGGGGGTGCGGGGCTTCGATCTCCTGAACGCGGCCGTGCACCTCGGATTCCCGGCGGTCATGCTGACCGCCCACGCGTTTTCGGTCGAAGCGCTCGAGAAGTCTGTCGAACTCGGCGCCCGGGCCTACCTCCCTAAGGAGAAGCTGGCCGAAATCGTCCCCTTTCTGGAGGACGTGCTCACCCTCAGCCACCAGGCCGGCTGGAAGCGCGTCTTCGACCGGCTGGGCGGGGTTTTTACGTCGAAGTTCGGCAAGGAATGGCAGAAGGATCGGGAGGCGTTCTGGAAGGAGGTGCAGGAGGGGAACTACCAGCCTGCCCCCGTCATCCTGAAGAAATAA
- a CDS encoding response regulator: MPESILNNKHILIVDDEPDVLDALEEQLEGFEGLLIDRALDYERAQQLLHSWTYDLVILDIMGVRGFELLDTAVHMGFPAVMLTAQAFNREALQKSIELGARAYLPKEKLSQIVPFLEDVLTLSHQAGWKRLFERLGGVFASSFGKGWEKDRKQFWQDVQEGRYEPSPTILKR; encoded by the coding sequence ATGCCTGAAAGCATCCTGAACAACAAGCATATCCTGATCGTCGACGATGAACCCGACGTCCTCGACGCGCTCGAAGAGCAGCTGGAAGGCTTCGAGGGGCTCCTGATCGACCGGGCCCTGGACTATGAGAGGGCTCAGCAGCTGCTGCACTCCTGGACCTACGATCTGGTGATCCTGGACATCATGGGGGTGCGCGGCTTCGAACTCCTCGACACCGCCGTCCACATGGGGTTCCCGGCGGTGATGCTGACCGCGCAGGCCTTCAACCGGGAGGCCCTCCAAAAATCGATCGAGCTCGGCGCCCGGGCCTATCTGCCGAAAGAAAAGCTCTCTCAGATCGTCCCCTTTCTGGAAGACGTGCTCACCCTGAGCCATCAGGCCGGATGGAAGCGGCTCTTCGAACGGCTGGGCGGGGTCTTTGCATCGTCCTTCGGGAAGGGCTGGGAGAAGGATCGGAAGCAGTTCTGGCAAGATGTTCAGGAGGGGCGGTACGAGCCTTCACCGACCATTCTCAAGCGATAG
- a CDS encoding ABC transporter ATP-binding protein, translated as MSAEPILEIREVTKTFGGILALNRLSFNVYQGDVLGIIGPNGSGKTTIVNCITGFVKPSSGRIFFRGKEISGKPPHKIADMGVARTFQIMRPYYSLPAYKNLVIPLFSPRSKRTGGWRGGGKLGDRNTVSIDILEEIGFERDSYVPYKMASSLPTGYLKRLELARCLALKPDVILCDEVFSGLSMSEIASMVPLIERLQMEGITLVMIEHRLRELFRVANRVVVMNFGEKLTEGTSEEVMADPRVKEAYFGSEEISEVMTYA; from the coding sequence ATGAGCGCAGAACCGATCCTCGAGATCCGGGAGGTGACCAAGACCTTCGGCGGGATCCTGGCCCTGAACCGTCTGAGTTTCAATGTTTACCAGGGGGACGTCCTCGGGATCATCGGCCCGAACGGCTCGGGCAAGACCACGATCGTCAACTGCATTACGGGCTTCGTCAAACCGAGCTCGGGCAGGATCTTCTTCCGCGGGAAGGAGATCAGCGGCAAGCCCCCGCACAAGATCGCCGACATGGGGGTGGCGCGCACCTTCCAGATCATGCGGCCCTATTACAGTCTGCCCGCCTACAAGAACCTGGTGATCCCCCTCTTCTCGCCGCGTTCGAAGCGGACCGGCGGCTGGCGGGGCGGCGGAAAGCTCGGCGACCGCAACACGGTCAGCATCGACATCCTGGAGGAGATCGGCTTCGAGCGCGATTCCTACGTCCCTTACAAGATGGCCTCGAGCCTCCCGACGGGCTACCTGAAGCGCCTGGAGCTGGCGCGCTGCCTGGCGCTCAAGCCCGATGTGATCCTCTGCGACGAGGTGTTTTCGGGGCTCAGCATGAGCGAGATCGCCAGCATGGTGCCATTGATCGAACGGCTGCAGATGGAGGGGATCACCCTCGTGATGATCGAGCACCGCCTGCGCGAGCTGTTCCGGGTGGCCAACCGGGTGGTCGTCATGAATTTCGGCGAGAAATTGACCGAAGGGACGTCCGAGGAGGTCATGGCGGATCCGCGGGTGAAGGAGGCCTACTTCGGGTCCGAGGAGATTTCGGAGGTGATGACCTATGCTTGA
- a CDS encoding FeoB-associated Cys-rich membrane protein, producing the protein MPDHPFRMAAGSRAIRGNNGTGGIFDMLETVIVWVLVGLAALYVVRHIYRRFSRKDPCASCGCSGQGCPLSNPGPNRDTEGG; encoded by the coding sequence ATGCCGGATCATCCTTTCCGGATGGCCGCTGGTTCACGAGCCATCCGGGGCAACAACGGGACAGGAGGGATATTCGATATGCTGGAAACCGTCATCGTCTGGGTGCTGGTGGGTCTTGCGGCCCTGTATGTGGTGCGGCACATCTACCGGCGTTTTTCGCGGAAAGATCCCTGTGCCTCGTGCGGATGCAGCGGGCAGGGATGCCCCCTCAGCAATCCCGGCCCGAATCGGGACACCGAAGGGGGTTGA
- a CDS encoding branched-chain amino acid ABC transporter permease translates to MTEQRRKERLDRGIKVRTDGLYALMSWRELSYLTLPRLVLILGIIMLPLILPSLYWQRVVSIVCIYALLALSFDFLAHYVGLVSLGGAFFIGVGGYIAAILNTSFGLHPLLTVPIATVCGAVICTVLLLPCLPLRGVYFAIVTLMYPLLLARVIEALDILGGTDGIMGIESFPSQRVEEYLVIALVLLFLFGVRRLVNLDIGLVFRAVKDNDQAVRASGMNVTYYKALGVFIASGLGCLGGACLVHIYMWSGISLFALDFSILPIAATVIGGGGTLVGPVLGCFILVPVSELLRAFGTLRIVFYALILMAFVVFRSEGLMVYGTRKYQQFERWVKV, encoded by the coding sequence ATGACCGAACAGCGTCGCAAAGAACGGCTGGACCGGGGGATCAAGGTCCGCACCGACGGGCTCTACGCCCTCATGTCCTGGCGCGAGTTGTCCTATCTGACCCTGCCCCGGCTGGTCCTGATCCTGGGCATCATCATGCTGCCGCTCATCCTGCCGAGCCTCTACTGGCAGCGGGTGGTCTCCATCGTCTGCATCTATGCGCTTCTGGCGCTGAGTTTCGACTTCCTGGCCCATTACGTCGGGCTGGTGTCGCTCGGAGGCGCCTTTTTCATCGGGGTCGGCGGCTATATAGCCGCTATCCTCAACACCTCCTTCGGGTTGCATCCCCTTCTGACCGTCCCGATCGCCACGGTGTGCGGGGCGGTCATCTGCACGGTGCTGCTCCTGCCGTGTCTGCCGCTGCGCGGGGTGTATTTCGCGATCGTGACATTGATGTACCCTTTGCTGCTGGCGAGGGTCATCGAGGCCCTCGACATCCTAGGCGGAACCGACGGCATCATGGGCATCGAGAGCTTCCCGAGCCAGCGGGTCGAGGAGTATCTGGTCATCGCGCTGGTGCTCCTCTTTCTTTTCGGGGTTCGGCGTCTGGTCAACCTCGACATCGGGCTGGTCTTCCGCGCGGTGAAGGACAACGATCAGGCGGTGCGGGCCTCGGGCATGAATGTGACCTACTACAAGGCCCTGGGGGTGTTCATCGCCTCGGGCCTCGGGTGCCTTGGCGGGGCGTGCCTCGTACACATCTACATGTGGTCCGGGATCTCCCTCTTCGCGCTCGATTTTTCCATTCTGCCCATTGCTGCGACGGTGATCGGCGGCGGCGGAACGCTGGTGGGGCCGGTCCTCGGGTGTTTCATCCTGGTGCCCGTCTCCGAGCTTCTGAGGGCGTTCGGGACCTTGCGCATCGTCTTTTATGCCCTCATCCTCATGGCCTTCGTGGTGTTTCGCAGTGAGGGGCTCATGGTCTACGGGACCCGGAAATACCAGCAGTTCGAAAGGTGGGTGAAGGTATGA
- a CDS encoding ABC transporter substrate-binding protein, producing MKKSGWGVWIVLVAAFLMLAPSGRAVAAEPIIIGCPLPTAFLYGWDAERGVRLAVDEINAQGGVDVGGEKRMLKVELIDTRDLEPGVPVSEALLAVEKLILEKKADFIVGGPVRSEAALAAMPLLSKHQKVSIVTSGVLSPKYHAMVAQDYDKYKYCFRIHGEAKQLVTEIMDCLEHIKGTFGLNNLFIMVQDVAHARAAGKILGDIALKKGWTVSGTEIFPTGTGDFSMGLIKAQKAGAQVLSLWMDMPESSILLKQWYDMQLPALPFGSTLAAAEQPGFWKATEGKGAYCLANVVNAGNAPSNATPWTMKFYDAYTEKWGIEPEGLGSSSSYMAIYTLKDAIERAGTLESGAVITALEQTDLMGVYGRVRFDPKSHQVIPSYDPQEGAVGSIFQWQDGKRVVVFPESIAMGKIILPPWMKMKQ from the coding sequence ATGAAGAAGAGTGGTTGGGGTGTTTGGATCGTCCTGGTAGCGGCTTTTTTGATGCTGGCCCCAAGTGGACGTGCGGTGGCTGCAGAACCCATCATCATCGGTTGTCCGTTGCCGACCGCCTTCCTCTATGGCTGGGATGCGGAGCGCGGCGTGCGCTTGGCGGTCGATGAGATCAACGCCCAGGGCGGAGTCGATGTCGGCGGCGAAAAACGAATGTTGAAGGTGGAGTTGATCGACACACGGGATCTCGAGCCCGGCGTGCCGGTGAGCGAGGCCCTGCTCGCCGTCGAGAAGCTGATCCTCGAGAAGAAGGCCGACTTCATCGTCGGCGGTCCTGTCCGCTCGGAAGCGGCGCTGGCGGCCATGCCGCTCCTTTCCAAGCATCAGAAGGTCTCGATCGTCACCAGCGGCGTCCTCAGTCCCAAGTACCACGCCATGGTGGCGCAGGACTACGACAAGTACAAGTACTGCTTCAGGATCCATGGGGAGGCCAAGCAGCTCGTGACCGAGATCATGGACTGTCTCGAGCACATCAAGGGCACCTTCGGCCTGAACAATCTCTTCATCATGGTGCAGGACGTGGCCCATGCGCGGGCGGCGGGCAAGATCCTCGGCGACATCGCCCTGAAGAAGGGGTGGACGGTCTCCGGCACGGAGATCTTCCCGACCGGCACGGGGGACTTCTCCATGGGGCTTATCAAGGCCCAGAAGGCCGGCGCGCAGGTCCTGAGCCTGTGGATGGACATGCCCGAGAGCTCCATTCTCCTCAAGCAGTGGTATGACATGCAGCTCCCGGCCCTGCCGTTCGGGTCGACCCTGGCGGCGGCCGAGCAGCCCGGGTTCTGGAAGGCCACCGAAGGGAAGGGGGCCTACTGCCTCGCGAATGTGGTCAACGCCGGAAACGCCCCGAGCAACGCCACCCCCTGGACCATGAAATTCTATGACGCCTACACCGAGAAGTGGGGGATCGAACCCGAAGGGCTCGGGTCCTCCAGCAGCTACATGGCGATCTACACCCTGAAGGATGCGATCGAACGGGCGGGAACGCTCGAGAGCGGCGCCGTGATCACGGCGCTCGAGCAGACCGATCTGATGGGTGTTTACGGCCGCGTGCGCTTCGACCCGAAGAGCCATCAGGTGATCCCTTCTTACGACCCGCAGGAAGGCGCGGTCGGGAGCATCTTTCAGTGGCAGGACGGCAAGCGCGTGGTGGTCTTCCCCGAGTCGATCGCCATGGGCAAGATCATCCTGCCGCCGTGGATGAAGATGAAGCAGTAG
- a CDS encoding ABC transporter ATP-binding protein, with translation MLEASGLMVFYENMLALNNVSIACAEKRIVGVFGANSAGKSTLMYTLSGIMEDIRKKEAMAGGERITVLGSVTYLGEDISGLKPSLRARKGLILCPERRRIFSESTVLENLRIGAYLAKPAEARETEEYCFKLFPPLVKLRKRIGGFLSGGEQQMLAIGRALMAQPKLLLLDEPLMGLSPLMQAILVKATRVIRDERQLSIIVTEQYARPVIPIVDYAFILENGAAVLEGERQALLDNPDVRSAYFGVES, from the coding sequence ATGCTTGAGGCGTCCGGCTTGATGGTGTTTTACGAGAACATGCTCGCCCTGAACAACGTCAGCATCGCGTGCGCGGAGAAGCGGATCGTGGGGGTCTTCGGCGCCAACAGCGCCGGGAAGTCCACGCTCATGTACACCCTCTCCGGCATCATGGAGGACATCCGGAAAAAGGAGGCGATGGCCGGCGGCGAGCGGATCACGGTGCTCGGCAGTGTCACCTACCTGGGCGAGGACATCTCCGGCCTCAAGCCGAGCCTGAGGGCCCGCAAGGGTCTCATCCTCTGCCCCGAGCGGCGCCGCATCTTCAGCGAGAGCACGGTCCTCGAGAACCTCCGCATCGGCGCCTACCTGGCGAAGCCCGCCGAGGCGCGGGAGACCGAAGAGTACTGCTTCAAACTCTTCCCGCCCCTGGTCAAGCTGCGCAAACGCATCGGCGGGTTTCTGAGCGGCGGGGAGCAGCAGATGCTGGCGATCGGGCGGGCGCTCATGGCGCAGCCGAAGCTCCTGCTCCTCGACGAGCCGCTGATGGGCCTGAGCCCCCTGATGCAGGCGATCCTCGTCAAGGCGACACGGGTCATCCGCGACGAGCGCCAGCTATCGATCATCGTCACGGAGCAGTATGCGCGGCCGGTGATCCCCATCGTAGACTACGCCTTCATCCTCGAGAACGGGGCGGCGGTGCTCGAAGGGGAGCGCCAGGCGCTGCTCGACAACCCGGATGTGCGCTCCGCCTACTTCGGGGTCGAGTCGTAG